From Phocoena sinus isolate mPhoSin1 chromosome 16, mPhoSin1.pri, whole genome shotgun sequence:
AACTCATTGGACTTAACCCAAAtatcaaagaataataaaattttagtgctgcattttaaattctctgtcagttcaaattctggctttgcCATTTACTAAAGTCTGTGAATTTGGAGATTCTACTTAATTTCATttaacctcagtttactcatttacAAAAAGAAGATAGTACCTTCCACCTAGGGTCTTGTGATAACTAGAGATTATGCATGTGAGCGTAGAGTTTGGTTGTCTACCATTGGAAAGAAGGGAAACCCTTCTTTTACAGTCTAGAGTATAATATTTCTCAAGTATTTGTAATGTGTCAGGCATAatactaagcactttatatgcatgTTATCATTTGTGATTTACAACAATTCAGTGAGGTGTAGgcactattatcctcattttacaagttACAAAATTCCATCTCAGAGTAGTAAGATAATTTACCCAATATCTCACTGATAGAGATAGAGCCAGAACTCAAATCCAGATCAGTCTGACTTCCAAAGCTCAGTGATTCAGTACTGTGTTGTACTAGCTCCTTCATGTAGCCACATGTAAATTTTCTCTAAACGTTAAAGTGCCTTGCATGTCCTAGCTCTGGTTTATCTCCAGGAGGACACTTGAGGAATCTTGACTTCTGTGTCATATCAGATATGCCTCCTGTGGATTTAAAACATTTAGATATGACTGACATTATTGAGATATGTATTTGGAGCCTAGAAACCTTGCAATCTGTAGCAACTAGTTTATTATAATACTATTATAGAAGTTGCTTCCCCGCCCCCCCAAGATGTAGTTACAAAAGGACAATGGCTTGAATTAATCATTTTCACACCTTTTCATAATCGTGagtgacatttactgagcaattTTGATGTGCTCTGGGAGGTTCTAtcctaagtgttttacatgttataatcatttttaattattagaattagaaatggaaaatagttGAATGCTTGTTAAGACAGTTTCCCTAACATATTTCATCCAGAAATGTCAAGTCTCCCAACTAAAAAACATCTCTGGCATAGCTGGTGGATCATTATGGGAGGTGCAGGTCATAATGGGAGGTGCTGTGTTCAAGCTAACATGTAATGAATCCTTCATGCTATGCTTTTAAACATGAATCATTAAGCTGACCCCAAACTTatttagagaaaacatttttttaattataagattTCTTTTCCATCAGTTATTAAGACTCGTTTAAATTAGTGCTGCATCATTGACCTAATAGGGGAGTATCATTTTGCTAGTCTGTTACCAAAGAAGCCGTGCTGGAATATACCACTTACcaatactcatttatttatttattatctagtaaatacatatttaatccCTGCTGTGTGCCAAATACTGAGGATAccaactacaacaacaaaaaatgaataaagcgTGGTACATGCCTTAAGAAGCACATAGTCTCTGGTTATCTTTGTAAGCAGCACAGAATAGACATTTAAGGTTATCATTGAAGATGCCTATCAATCCCTTGCATAGTTACCCAGTAGTGCCTATTGCTGGCACTCTTGACCTTAACATCTGTAGCCATTGCATCTGAGAATTCTCAGAATAGTGTGCTGAAGTATATGTATTTAACTACTAAAGTAAGACTTGAAGTTGCTGAGTCCAGTTAGAAGCCCTGAGTTCTTTCAGTCCAGGAATGGATCCACATTTTTAAGCTTTAGTAACCAACCTTTCTACAAGTTGCAAGGATGGAGTACTAAAGCTCTACGAATTTGTGACTACAGAGAGTTTCCAGAGGTCCCTGCAGTAGTGGGGGAATTCCTTTTGCCCTCTGAGTCTTGTGGGCGGCTGAAGCTATGTAATGAATGGGCTGGTGGGCAACTTCCCCAGAGGTCTTTTTTTGATACAGGGCAATACCTCGTCTTTTCATCTTCGAAGCCGGAAACATGAACTCATCTTAAATTTCTCTATCTCCTTCAAAACTCTTTCAatcatttccagttttttttcctatatccTAATTTTAAACCCTTATAATTTATCACTTTTGCTGTTAGCAATGGCGTACTACCTGGGTGTTATGCTTAACAGTCTCATCCCCTACTGTTACATTCCTCACTGATCCCACCAGTGACATTCTAAAATACACATTGGGTCTTAcaattcctctgcttaaaattcaTCAATGTCTCCCATCATCTACTGTACAGAGTCAGAACTATTCGGCCTGATGCGAGTTCCTTTATGAGTTGGCCCTTGCCTACACTTTCCTACCAACATTGTGCTTGCCAATTCAAACAATTTGAAGTTACTAGAacataattatgtttttttttttttgcctttgtgtTTTGCATGTACTGGCCCTTTACCCTGAATGTTCTTCCCTTCTTGTCTTcttggcaaactcctactcatcgtAAAACTCAGTTCAGATGTTTGCAATTCTTGGATGCCTTCTGTGACCTCTCTAATCaggcatatattttcttcttgcttctacatTTTGTTATGCTTGAGACATGGTCTCATCATTTGTCTACTTGACTCTTTCTTATGAGGCCTCTCAACCACAGGAACAGCATTGTGTTCAGGTTCATATTTTCCTACACCTACTACAGTGCATGATATatcagacattttttaaatgaatgaatggttttgATATTCCTTCCTATTGATCTTATTATCCCTGATACAtgggaattttctttttatatttaaaattcattctgaAAACACCTGTGGTAGTGCAGTAGTAAACGTGGGCAAGATGAATTGTTAATACACAGCTGAGAGTTTAGAATTTGGGGAATTGTACTGCAAGCAGCAAGCTGTCCGAACACATCTTTGCTTTTGCTTGCTAGATGTTAAGAGGCAACTTGTTGTTCTACTTGTCAACAGGTAATTAATGACAACCCAGTCTTATTGGGTAACCAGTTTTACACAGTCTTCCACAAATCAGGAGTAAGCCTTTCCTTGGTCCTCACTGTAGTCATTTCTTGATCTTCTTCTAGAGACAGAAGATCAAGTAGCAGAATCGATTTACAAACtagttttcaaataaataataaaataagacatttatttTGGGATagggaaattaaattatttaaaataaacttctaataaaaatataaaatctatattATTCAGCATTTAGAAACCAGtgatttatttaatgtaattaaatgatAGTATGGACACTTTTTGTATAATTGGTCAGTCTAACTCCTCTCAGTTAAAAGactcaaaattttattattttttaaaaacctgagtattttctagttctttagtATTTGTTATTGAGCTTTATTGCCTCTAATACAAGCAGAACATCTTTCTGACCTGACACTCTGCTGTATTTCCATTTAGTTCTCTGGTAAGCAGTGGTCATTTGGGTAATATAAGTAATCAGAACAATGCACATGGATAATTTATCTACAGTTCATAGTGCCCCTTTTCTGGAGGCTTGATTATCTTAATAATCAGTTTAATCTTACTTAGAAAATTATACCTGTATGCTTTGAGCTGGTAGTGCAttataccatttttttccttatgggCAATAGACATATtacaataaaatcatttatttagattgtcactgatattttcaaaggtcttaaattgttttaagatttttaattcgAGACTAGACTATCTTATTGTTTTTAAAGGTGAAAAGAggtaaaaagggaaaacagatcCCCATTCAATTAACCGTTTAATGTTGCACTTTTCTCCTccttggttgcttttttttttcccttaggtagattttggtttgcttaatAGGGCcctgctttatatttttactgatCTTTCTAAAGAATATATCACTTTGGCATGGCCAGTTTTTTCTAGGGAATCCCAAGGAGAGTCTTGAATAAATTCCTTGATGATTTTAGTACCTCTAAATCATCTCTGTGGTGATATATTGTGAAAATGCCCAGTGACTTTAACTAGGACATTTATcttgaagcaaaaactgacatgacttatttattttaaatattctaagatAAAAGTTTAATGTAACATATTCTGCATGGATTAACTTTGAGTAGTCATTTTCctgatgtttattattattataagtagCAAGTCGACCCCATGCCATCACGACCAACCATCCCTCCATGAGTTGGTGACCTTTGTTCTCAGTAACTTGTAACCCCTCCATAATCTAATCCCTGATTTCTGACTCTGGTAGCCATTGTCCAGTGCTGGTCAAGGAGGtgaaaaaaggagcaaaatacaAATGATGCAACATAAATAGATTCACCCTTTCTTTTGGGGAAATTAGAGATACTGTGTAGATTTGTTTGTGGATTAGCATggtaaaaaaattattagtaaaatatggtcttttaaaaacattcatgTTTCAAAGCCCTTTGCCAAATTTTTTGACATTTTCAGCCCACGTTATTTAATAGAACGTATatatgaggggtgtgtgtgtatgtgtgtgtgtgtgtgtgtgtgtgtgtgtaaacatttAGAGCAACTATTCCTGTATCATGATATGACCAATAGGCTCTGCCCCATAAACTTTTAACTGTTTGGGCCATTGAAAGATAACTTTAAGATTCATATTTCTTTACTGAATGCCCCAAAGTAATGGAAGTTGTATGTTTCCTCTGATTTGTATAGAATATAATCACACAGTAAGCTCCAGAGAAGTGTGTGCAAGGCATGTGAGCCGTAAGAACTTTACTTTTGTAGGCTTCTGAGCTTTAGTTCAAGTTACAGGCAACTTGAAATCTGTTTTAATCTCAGACATCATTCAAAAGGctggttatttttagttttattaatggACATTTGCTCTTGGGGAAGGTAAATCTGTTTTTCATATATCAGCCATAAGAGAACCTTGGTTGATCCCTCAAATGGCATCGAGACAGAACAAATAAGCtgtgaaaacattttattctgaaaCTTTTCAGTAAGAATATTAAAGGTAGGTTAACATTAGCTAAAGATgttgacctatttttttttaagtaattagaaTTTCACATCAACTGAGAATATAATCTTCATTCTAAATTGTTTATCTGCTGGTAATTTTAATTCTCGATAGAGGTACAGCACCTGACACTTTGAAGTTAATGCTTCCTCTGATGAAGTGTATTGAAGTGGTATAGagctttccttaaaaaataagccTTTAAAATGGGTAATATTCTGAAGGTCATAGTTGCTATCATTCTGTCAAGCTGTcttatatataaagttttaaataattaatgaatCAATTAAGGTAGGAATCATTTTTTACAGTAAATCagtactttaatatttttcttttctcctgttggATTTTGGATCTTGTTTAGTGTTTACTGCCTGTACCATTTTTTGTTTGCATCATCACTCTTGTATGTGTCTCATGAATTACTTGAATATtgcaatttatgttttaattgaaAAACCCCCACATGCTTCTCATATTAAAACATAATAAGTACCAACACAGCCTAATTGGAACTTATATTAATTCTGGGtgttatttctaaaatgaattgTTGCTAATgttgtttttaattctaataGCCTCAAGTACTACAGCCTTCCAGCAGCCTTCCCAGACCCACAGACCACGCCCAGGGAAAACTAGCAAAGCCACAACATACCGAGGCCCACAGTGAGTGCATAATCCAGGGCATACATCAGGCTGTTGCACCTCTGGATGAAAGCTTTACACACGGCTTGCAACAAGAAAGCAGCAGTGGTCTGGAAGACCGGCCTTTTTCATCAAGCCCAGAATTCACTAAGGATGTGGTGAAGCGTACACCTTCTGAAGCAGACTTGAACATGACCATGAATGCTCAAGAGCCTTATCATTTGGCAAATAATCAAATTAGTGACATGCAATTTGTAACCACTTCTCTTCAGACACTTCCCCAGTCAAGTATAGTAGACCAGGCTAAGACAGTTGGAAGAAATCAGTCTTCACCAGAGGGCTACACATCTCAGCCCAAGTCCTCGAAGCTTTTTAAGCCATCCATCTTGAATTCTGTGGTACCTCCTCCAGTTCCTGAAACGTGTCCAAGTGGGAATCCCACTTGTAAGAAGTCACCAATAATCACACCATGTAATTCTGCAAAACTCCAGCCAACATCTAGTCAAACAAATCTTGCAAATAATCCAAATCCAAAAGCATCTAAGCTCCGCCCCCCTGCTGGCTctttcaaacaaaaacaaataagcagCCCCCGACTAGAGCCTCAAAACTTCCAGTCCAAGACAAGCATCCCAAGGCCactaacaagaagaaaagaaatcatgcaGAATCCTAATGACAATTTGAATTCTGGGGATTGTTTGGCCTCTAATCAATATTCTCGTCTTCCTAAACCAAAGATACATTAAGCATAGCCATCACCTgccaatttgtttttttaaaaaacagtctgTAATAGCTTTATGTGCAGTTTGCTACTGTGATGGAGGTTCCATTGAAAGCTTgcaaatctaaaaattaaaatgtggaagCTTCTACTAGTTTGGCTCTTCCATTTTATATCCTGGTTGAAGTACATAGTATTTGAGCATATTTGTCTCAGGTAAACACAAAAGTTTGCTTACCCATTCAGAGGTCTACAGAAGGCTCTAATGTTATCCATCCCTCTGCACATCAGAAAATTCATAATATTCCACTTAGCAAGCAACAAATGTGCTTTGCTGATTTAGTCCTTTTAAGGTCTGTATTAATTGTGGTTGTCACAGCCTCACCCTTTTTCACTCATCCCTCCTGTGAATATGGTTACTATTATAACTAAAAATTTGGTGATAATGGAAGATGGTAGTCTGTACGTAGAGTTCTGGCCAgtgatttgtatatttaaaaggtCTATGCAAAAGCTCTGTGATGAATACAGGAGATCAGGCTTTTATTGGGAAGTTtatgtaagttttatttttctttgctataGTCTCAATATTTATTTACGAGACAAATTCCCCTGGCTAAAAAtgtttcatattatatatataaaccaaTTATATGTTGCTTTAACAtcttgttttacacacacacacaccatttgtgtttgtttttattattgaataaattttGGAAAGCTCGAGTGAGGATACATCTTGAAACCTGACGTAAAGATGTATTCATTTGTAACATATGTCGGTGCTAGAGTTTTGCTGGTAATTCCATTTTGAACCCTATCGACTTATGGATCCATGATAGCTGTTTTGAGGTTCcacagtatatattttaaattaagtctTTATTgcaatgtttatatttattgactTTCTGCTAATATCCGAAGACTGGAATAATGGACTTGAAATGTTTGCACAGAACTTTGATGGGATATAAATATCCCATATATAGggatttaaaactattttctataGCAAAGCGAGTTAAAGTATTTTgagtataattataaatttaagtaAGACTATcttgagaaaaccagaattcataATAGCTGTGTTTTTTTGAGTTTTCCAGCTTTCCCTTTTATGTTGGTGTATGTTTGAATGACAATTTCTTGAAAGTAggtttgggaagaaaaataaaattaggaaggggaaattatgttttattaaaaggtattaaaagatatttcaatggcaatatgtttatttattttaatgtgctAAGAAGGTAGCTGTGGAACTGCCAAGGGACCATATGCATTAACCTAATTATGCTGCAGGCCGCTTGTCAGGTGGTTCAGTAAATTTGCCCTCCTGTTCTCCCAAATCATGGCATCTCCAGGCTGTTCAACTGTTGCTGCTTTTGTTAGAATTAATGTCTTTCACACAGATAGTATTTACAACGTCAATCTTTGTTGTGATCAGCTGACCAAAAATTTATCAAAAGGGTTTATGGCCAAAAAATCAGTCACTCAAATTCCTAGGgatccctttaaaaaaatgtacatcgCCCCATTTTAGAGGAACAACACAGCAAGTACTCTAGCGGAAATTTGAAAAGAGGTGTTTACTGCCATTTGATGCAGTCTTTCCTTACCTATAAGGAACCATTCGAATGAATTTGCCGTTCACCAGATATCAGCGATTCTCGGATTTGGTAAGAGGTGAGCAACACAAATCTAGTATCATACTCTCATCTGACAGCACTTCTGCCAGAGAAGCACTAAAGTTGAGAAAGTTTTTCACATAGTCCAGATACTGTTACTATGCTAAGCGATCAGACATATCAGGAAGGCTCTTTTTTCTTCATAGGGACAAGCAGTAATAGCTGAAGCTGTAAGTGGGtacatgtggtttttattttgaaggagaaagaaaactgatCTCAGATATTGCAAATG
This genomic window contains:
- the CCSER2 gene encoding serine-rich coiled-coil domain-containing protein 2 isoform X4, with product MNRFDRSDRNVRQSQEGFWKRPPQRWSGQEHYHLSHPDHYHHYGKSDLSRGSPYRESPLGHFESYGGTPFFQAQKMFVDVPENTVILDEMTLRHMVQDCTAVKTQLLKLKRLLHQHDESGSLRDVQLSLSSSPEPEDGDQIYKNEDLLNEIKQLKDEIKKKDEKIQLLEHQLATRCNCHQKSKEEKCTYADKYTQTPWRRIPPQVLQPSSSLPRPTDHAQGKLAKPQHTEAHSECIIQGIHQAVAPLDESFTHGLQQESSSGLEDRPFSSSPEFTKDVVKRTPSEADLNMTMNAQEPYHLANNQISDMQFVTTSLQTLPQSSIVDQAKTVGRNQSSPEGYTSQPKSSKLFKPSILNSVVPPPVPETCPSGNPTCKKSPIITPCNSAKLQPTSSQTNLANNPNPKASKLRPPAGSFKQKQISSPRLEPQNFQSKTSIPRPLTRRKEIMQNPNDNLNSGDCLASNQYSRLPKPKIH